A DNA window from Candidatus Omnitrophota bacterium contains the following coding sequences:
- a CDS encoding glycosyltransferase, which translates to MKGNLSAVLIAHNEEENIGGMLEGLLGNYRDELLEIIVVSDSSTDGTSDVVRDWMGRDSKVRLIEKGRPSGAGLALKTGFRNVSPKADYVLTMDSDFIENIGEVRSLIAAAEREGFDGAIGSRYMEGGKLVNYPPMKKIMNRSFHFIVRALFNIRQKDLTNNFKLYKAEIIRGLPWRSDDFAINAETGIFPIVAGYNIAEVPVSWIQRGAGMGKSKFRLFAVGWSYIKVIGYARGLSIRKKTS; encoded by the coding sequence ATGAAGGGCAACCTCTCAGCTGTCTTGATCGCCCATAATGAAGAAGAGAATATCGGCGGTATGCTTGAAGGCCTGCTGGGTAATTACCGCGATGAACTGCTCGAGATCATCGTGGTCAGCGATTCCAGCACGGACGGGACATCGGATGTCGTCCGCGACTGGATGGGCCGCGACAGCAAAGTCAGGCTGATAGAAAAAGGCCGGCCGAGCGGGGCCGGGCTCGCGTTAAAGACCGGTTTCAGGAACGTCAGCCCCAAGGCCGATTATGTCCTTACGATGGATTCGGATTTTATAGAGAATATCGGGGAGGTGCGGTCGCTTATCGCGGCGGCGGAGCGGGAAGGGTTCGACGGGGCGATAGGCTCGCGGTATATGGAAGGCGGGAAGCTGGTCAATTATCCGCCCATGAAGAAGATAATGAACCGCTCGTTCCATTTTATCGTCAGGGCGCTCTTCAATATAAGGCAGAAAGACCTCACCAATAATTTTAAACTTTATAAGGCGGAGATAATACGCGGCCTGCCGTGGAGGAGCGATGATTTCGCCATAAACGCGGAGACGGGCATATTCCCCATCGTTGCGGGATATAATATCGCGGAAGTCCCGGTATCATGGATACAGAGGGGGGCCGGGATGGGAAAGTCAAAGTTCCGCCTTTTCGCGGTGGGCTGGAGCTACATCAAAGTCATCGGTTATGCCCGGGGGCTTTCAATAAGGAAAAAGACTTCCTGA
- a CDS encoding OmpA family protein, which translates to MSKRTIAGYVLIALLILTATDLFASNLFINKEQRKANRETEMQELQKQFQWWPTDAQPAPIKDADMGGYWWWPKEPGTAASGTTSLWGNRGYIYMYKIIFDYKSEELPAPKPQELRPSLLIKNIKKNVKIYFDYNKSYLRVDVKKILDEAVWTLKHNPDCSILITGNCDIRGTEKYNQKLGRQRADAVKDFMLKNGIPDGRIKIVSRGKLDAIAPVTDLIGMQKDRNAQFMIAEVEEVMIPAPGEAQLEQATKVEEGKYVIEEEKNVESKIKVSKREYVVQKGDTLSSIAKKELGNPAKWKYLYEINKDRISSPNKLRTGTKIIIPKE; encoded by the coding sequence ATGTCGAAAAGGACGATCGCCGGATACGTATTAATTGCCCTGCTTATTTTGACCGCGACGGATCTTTTTGCCTCAAACCTGTTTATCAACAAAGAGCAGAGGAAAGCCAACCGCGAAACCGAAATGCAGGAATTACAGAAACAATTCCAATGGTGGCCTACCGACGCTCAACCGGCTCCCATAAAGGACGCGGATATGGGCGGATACTGGTGGTGGCCGAAGGAGCCCGGCACTGCTGCGTCCGGCACGACCTCGCTGTGGGGGAACAGGGGTTACATATACATGTATAAGATAATATTCGATTATAAATCGGAAGAATTGCCTGCCCCCAAGCCGCAGGAATTGAGGCCGTCGCTGCTCATCAAGAACATAAAAAAGAACGTCAAGATCTACTTTGATTATAACAAATCCTATTTGCGCGTTGACGTCAAGAAGATCCTCGATGAGGCCGTCTGGACTTTAAAGCATAATCCCGACTGCAGCATCCTTATAACCGGTAACTGCGACATCCGCGGGACGGAAAAATACAATCAAAAACTCGGAAGGCAGCGCGCCGACGCGGTGAAGGATTTCATGCTCAAGAACGGCATACCTGACGGCCGTATCAAGATAGTTAGCCGCGGAAAACTCGACGCCATCGCGCCGGTAACCGACCTGATCGGGATGCAGAAAGACCGCAACGCCCAGTTCATGATAGCCGAGGTCGAGGAGGTAATGATCCCGGCCCCGGGCGAGGCGCAGCTCGAACAGGCCACGAAGGTAGAAGAGGGGAAATATGTCATCGAGGAAGAGAAGAACGTCGAGAGCAAGATAAAGGTCTCCAAAAGAGAGTATGTAGTGCAGAAAGGCGATACTCTTTCTTCCATCGCGAAGAAGGAACTCGGGAATCCCGCGAAGTGGAAATATCTTTACGAGATCAACAAAGACAGGATAAGCAGTCCGAATAAGCTCAGGACCGGGACCAAAATTATCATCCCTAAAGAATAA
- a CDS encoding aldolase catalytic domain-containing protein: protein MFREKIKVLDCTIRDGGLINKHDFDFKFVRAVYKALSEAKIDYMEIGYKNSKKLFSEKEYGQWKFCDDEHIKKVIDGIESQTKISVMVDVDRVDVEDVKPRKESPVSMIRVACYVKDIDKAIFLVNQFAEKGYETTVNIMAISKAMDTELTEAFHQLEEECKANVIYLVDSYGSLYQESTEYLVKKAKSIIKSKEIGIHAHNNQQLAFGNTIEAIIHNANYVDGTVYGLGRAAGNCPLELILGFLKNPKFDIRPVLDLISKEFIPLREKMEWGYIIPYAITGILDEHPRAAMALRGSDKKEDYREFYESLIGSGETQ from the coding sequence GTGTTCAGAGAAAAGATAAAGGTGCTGGACTGCACGATAAGGGACGGCGGGCTCATAAATAAGCACGACTTCGACTTCAAGTTCGTCCGCGCGGTCTATAAGGCGCTCTCGGAAGCCAAGATAGATTATATGGAGATAGGATATAAGAACTCAAAGAAACTCTTTTCGGAAAAAGAATACGGCCAATGGAAATTCTGCGACGATGAGCATATAAAGAAGGTCATCGACGGCATCGAATCGCAGACGAAGATCTCGGTCATGGTCGATGTCGACCGCGTCGATGTAGAGGACGTGAAACCGCGGAAGGAGAGCCCGGTGTCGATGATCCGCGTAGCGTGTTATGTCAAGGACATAGACAAGGCCATATTCCTCGTCAACCAATTCGCGGAAAAGGGCTACGAGACCACGGTCAACATCATGGCGATATCGAAGGCCATGGATACCGAGCTAACCGAGGCCTTCCACCAGCTTGAGGAGGAATGCAAGGCGAACGTGATCTACCTGGTCGACAGTTACGGCTCCCTGTACCAAGAGTCGACCGAATACCTCGTGAAGAAAGCCAAGAGCATAATAAAGAGCAAGGAGATAGGCATACACGCCCACAATAACCAGCAGCTCGCTTTCGGCAACACGATAGAGGCGATAATCCACAACGCGAATTATGTCGACGGGACGGTCTATGGCCTGGGAAGGGCCGCCGGCAACTGCCCGCTCGAACTCATACTCGGGTTCCTGAAGAACCCGAAATTTGATATACGCCCGGTGCTCGACCTCATATCGAAAGAGTTCATCCCGTTAAGGGAAAAGATGGAATGGGGCTACATCATACCGTACGCGATAACGGGTATCCTTGACGAGCACCCCCGCGCCGCGATGGCCCTGCGCGGAAGCGACAAAAAAGAGGATTACAGGGAGTTCTACGAGAGCCTGATAGGAAGCGGAGAGACCCAGTAA
- a CDS encoding carbon starvation protein A, with the protein MHALTLIITSLLIFALAYRFYAKFIITKVLVFDPSRPTPAHTLRDGKDYHPTNKFVLFGHHFAAISGAGPLVGPVLAAQFGFLPGFLWILIGAVLGGAVHDMVILFASVRMKGQSLTRLAKKHIGSTAGIATGISILFIIVTALAGLALVVVNALSESSWATFTIAMTIPAALLVALYMYKIRPGRIVEASLIGVTIVILGVVFGEPLSKTAFGNYFLLSRPALSVILPIYGFIASTLPVWLLLCPRDYLSSYMKIGTIGLLVAGIFLVNPVIRMPALTPYIHGGGPIIPGKVWPFVCITIACGAISGFHSLIASGTTPKMINNESDIRFISFGAMLVEAVVSIMALIAATVMLPGDYFAINVPPDVFAKLGLNITDLKGIEQMTGETLAGRPGGAVSLAAGMSLILSSIKGMKHLMGYWYHFAIMFEALFILTTVDTGTRVARYIVQEMTKFVNPRAGKGNRLLSMILSGAVISSLWGYLVYNGDISTIWPMFGVANQLLATLALCIGTVFILRHSRKKYYCLITFLPSLFMFATTFWAGIENIIINYLPKHTFQGNLNAGFSIIMLALVIIIFVESLRKSFSLLKAPGHNR; encoded by the coding sequence ATGCACGCACTAACCCTTATCATAACCAGTCTTTTAATATTCGCGCTCGCTTACAGGTTTTACGCGAAATTCATAATCACGAAGGTCCTGGTGTTCGACCCGTCCAGGCCCACTCCCGCCCACACCCTCCGCGACGGCAAAGATTACCATCCGACAAATAAGTTTGTCCTTTTCGGCCATCACTTCGCGGCGATATCCGGCGCCGGGCCGCTCGTCGGGCCGGTCCTGGCCGCGCAGTTCGGGTTCCTTCCCGGGTTCCTGTGGATACTTATCGGCGCGGTCCTCGGAGGCGCGGTGCATGACATGGTCATACTCTTCGCTTCGGTCAGGATGAAAGGCCAATCCCTGACCCGCCTCGCGAAAAAACATATAGGTTCGACCGCCGGCATCGCGACCGGCATATCCATCCTGTTCATAATAGTTACAGCGCTTGCGGGCCTAGCGCTCGTGGTGGTAAACGCGCTGAGCGAAAGCTCGTGGGCCACCTTTACGATAGCGATGACCATCCCGGCCGCGCTCCTTGTGGCGCTCTATATGTATAAGATAAGGCCGGGCAGGATAGTCGAGGCCTCGCTCATCGGCGTGACGATAGTCATATTGGGCGTCGTCTTTGGCGAGCCGCTCTCTAAGACCGCGTTCGGGAATTATTTCCTGCTCTCAAGACCAGCGCTTTCGGTCATACTCCCGATCTACGGATTCATCGCGTCCACCCTTCCGGTCTGGCTCCTCCTCTGCCCGCGGGATTACCTGAGCTCGTATATGAAGATCGGCACGATAGGGCTCCTCGTCGCCGGGATATTCCTGGTGAACCCGGTGATCCGGATGCCGGCCCTCACCCCGTATATTCACGGCGGCGGGCCGATAATACCCGGAAAGGTCTGGCCGTTCGTCTGCATCACGATCGCCTGCGGCGCGATAAGCGGGTTCCACAGCCTCATCGCCTCTGGCACCACCCCGAAAATGATAAATAATGAGTCGGATATACGTTTTATAAGTTTTGGAGCGATGCTGGTCGAGGCGGTCGTATCGATAATGGCGTTGATCGCCGCGACGGTCATGCTGCCCGGGGATTATTTCGCCATAAACGTCCCGCCGGACGTATTCGCCAAACTGGGATTGAATATCACGGACTTAAAAGGGATAGAGCAAATGACCGGCGAGACCCTGGCCGGCAGGCCGGGCGGGGCCGTATCCCTCGCCGCCGGGATGTCTCTTATCCTCTCCTCGATAAAAGGCATGAAGCATCTGATGGGCTACTGGTACCACTTCGCCATAATGTTCGAGGCATTATTTATCCTGACGACGGTCGACACGGGGACGCGCGTCGCCCGCTACATAGTGCAGGAGATGACAAAGTTCGTGAACCCGAGGGCGGGCAAGGGAAACCGCCTCTTAAGCATGATTTTAAGCGGGGCCGTCATAAGTTCCCTGTGGGGGTACCTGGTTTATAACGGGGATATATCGACCATCTGGCCGATGTTCGGAGTGGCGAACCAGCTTTTGGCGACGCTGGCGCTCTGCATCGGCACCGTATTCATCCTGAGACATTCAAGAAAAAAATACTACTGCCTGATAACTTTCCTGCCGTCGCTGTTCATGTTCGCAACGACTTTTTGGGCGGGGATAGAAAATATCATAATAAATTACCTTCCGAAACATACCTTCCAGGGGAACCTTAACGCGGGGTTTTCGATCATAATGCTGGCGCTTGTGATAATAATATTTGTCGAATCGCTCAGGAAGTCTTTTTCCTTATTGAAAGCCCCCGGGCATAACCGATGA
- a CDS encoding HD domain-containing protein — translation MVNNQFFFGSFRSKITVALVLSLFLVAAISSLLLYQFSYRAQFEQFREHLKMVAQTAAFTVDPDLLMQVPLDRDGVKSSQYNTIAEKLSQIKKANPQILFIYTMDRTDKGVWQFIVDPEPRVQTKGESGATSYPGDKYDASRFPEMLKALSGPSADSKLMIDEWGATLSGYAPIRGKDGKTVAILGIDISAQNVYGTQRELLRRAILVLGAGMLISIALGLLVSKRATDPVKELEEATRHFGAGDLQYRVHIKGRDEIGRLGESFNKMAESLVASKEALRDYFYRIVQSLVRGLEAKDSYTSGHSDRVSEYSRALALEMGLSVKDADMLKEVAELHDIGKLGIDERVLNKVEKLTDEEWRTVKQHPVTGEEILGPVFLDKRMLSIVRSHHERYDGSGYPDGLKGGEIDMLAQIVSVADAYDAMTTTRAYRGPLTKQVAIEELKKHSGTQFNPLLVDAFLRVLGREGKDA, via the coding sequence ATGGTAAATAACCAATTCTTCTTCGGGAGTTTTCGTTCGAAGATCACGGTGGCGCTCGTCCTTTCACTGTTTTTGGTGGCCGCGATCAGCAGCCTGCTCTTATACCAATTCAGCTATAGAGCGCAATTCGAACAGTTCAGGGAACACCTCAAGATGGTCGCGCAGACGGCGGCCTTTACCGTGGATCCCGATCTCCTTATGCAGGTTCCGCTTGACCGCGACGGCGTAAAAAGCTCGCAATACAATACTATTGCCGAAAAATTATCGCAGATAAAAAAAGCGAACCCCCAGATACTTTTCATATACACCATGGACCGGACCGACAAGGGCGTATGGCAGTTTATAGTTGATCCCGAACCCAGGGTCCAGACCAAGGGGGAGTCGGGAGCGACCTCGTACCCGGGGGATAAGTATGACGCCTCGAGGTTCCCCGAGATGTTAAAAGCGTTATCGGGCCCTTCCGCCGATAGTAAACTCATGATCGATGAATGGGGGGCCACCCTCTCGGGCTACGCTCCTATCCGCGGCAAGGACGGCAAGACGGTAGCCATACTCGGGATAGATATCAGCGCGCAAAATGTTTACGGGACACAGAGGGAACTCTTACGGCGCGCTATTTTGGTATTGGGCGCTGGCATGCTGATCTCCATAGCCTTAGGGCTCCTGGTCTCAAAGAGGGCGACCGATCCGGTCAAAGAACTCGAGGAAGCTACCAGGCACTTCGGGGCGGGAGACCTCCAATACAGGGTCCACATTAAAGGAAGAGATGAGATCGGCAGGTTGGGCGAGTCCTTTAATAAAATGGCAGAAAGCCTCGTCGCGTCAAAAGAGGCCTTACGGGATTATTTCTACCGCATCGTCCAATCGTTAGTGCGCGGCCTCGAGGCGAAAGACAGTTACACGAGCGGCCACTCTGACAGGGTCTCCGAGTATTCGCGCGCGCTCGCCCTCGAGATGGGGCTTTCCGTAAAAGACGCCGACATGCTGAAAGAAGTGGCCGAGCTCCATGATATAGGAAAATTAGGCATCGACGAGAGGGTATTGAACAAGGTGGAAAAACTGACCGATGAAGAATGGAGGACGGTCAAACAACATCCGGTTACGGGAGAGGAGATATTGGGACCGGTCTTCCTGGATAAGCGCATGCTTTCTATCGTCAGGTCACATCACGAACGATACGACGGCTCGGGTTATCCGGACGGCCTTAAAGGCGGTGAGATAGATATGTTAGCCCAGATCGTCTCGGTCGCCGACGCTTATGACGCCATGACCACTACCCGCGCCTACAGGGGCCCGTTGACTAAACAGGTTGCCATAGAAGAATTAAAGAAGCACAGCGGGACGCAGTTCAACCCGCTCTTAGTCGATGCCTTCCTCAGAGTGTTGGGCAGGGAAGGGAAGGATGCTTGA